In the genome of Streptomyces sp. SAI-127, the window GGGTGGAATGACCCGACGAGGTCCGCGAAAAGAATTCTCGTGGTGATGTCGAGAACCCGTGCCCCGCTCCGTCCCCGTGGTGAGAGCGATCAGAATGGGTCGCATCAGGACCGAGGAGAGACACCATGGCCAAGTACCTGCTGCTGAAGCACTACCGTGGCGCTCCGGCTCCGGCCAACGACGTGCCCATGGAGCAGTGGACGCCCGAGGAGATCTCGGCGCACGTGCAGTACATGCGGGACTTCGCGGACCGGCTGGTGAAGACCGGGGAGTACGTCGACGGGCAGGCGCTCGCTCCCGAGGGGACGTGGGTGCGGTACGACGGCGAGGGGCGCCCGCCCGTCACCGACGGGCCGTTCGCCGAGACCAAGGACCTCATCGCCGGCTGGATGGTGATCGACGTCGACAGCTACGAGCGGGCCGTCGAGCTGGCCGGTGAGCTGTCGGCCGCCCCCGGTGCCGGCGGAAAGCCGATCCACGAGTGGCTGGAGCTCCGCCCGTTCTACGCGGCGTTGCCCACCGACCCGGAGTGCCACCCCGGTGGATGAGGCGCTCCTCAGAAGACTCACGCCGAGCGTGCTCACCGTCCTCGTCCGCCGGGGAGCCGACTTCGCGGCGGCCGAGGACGCCGTCCAGGACGCGCTCGTCGAGGCCGTCCGGGTCTGGCCGGCGGACCCGCCACGGGACGCGAAGGGCTGGCTGGTCACCGTGGCCTGGCGCAAGTTCCTCGACGCGACCCGCTCGGACACCGCGCGCCGCCGACGTGAGGACCGTATCGAGGAGGAACCGGCGCCCGGACCCACGCCCGCCGTGGACGACACGCTCCAGCTGTACTTCCTGTGCGCCCACCCCTCGCTCACCCCGTCCTCCGCCGTCGCGCTCACCCTGCGCGCCGTCGGCGGACTCACCACCCGCCAGATCGCCCAGGCCTACCTCGTGCCCGAGGCGACCATGGCGCAGCGCATCAGCCGGGCCAAGCGCACGGTCTCCGACGTCCGCTTCGACCAGCCCGGCGACGTCGCCACCGTGCTGCGCGTCCTCTACCTGGTCTTCAACGAGGGCTACTCCGGCGACGTCGACCTCGCCGCCGAGGCCATCCGGCTCACCCGGCAGCTCGCCGCCGCCATCGACCACCCCGAGGTCGCGGGGCTGCTCGCCCTCATGCTGCTCCACCACGCCCGCCGCGCCTCCCGCACCGCCCCCGACGGCAGTCTGGTGCCGCTCGCCGCGCAGGACCGCACCCTCTG includes:
- a CDS encoding YciI family protein, yielding MAKYLLLKHYRGAPAPANDVPMEQWTPEEISAHVQYMRDFADRLVKTGEYVDGQALAPEGTWVRYDGEGRPPVTDGPFAETKDLIAGWMVIDVDSYERAVELAGELSAAPGAGGKPIHEWLELRPFYAALPTDPECHPGG
- a CDS encoding DUF6596 domain-containing protein, which gives rise to MDEALLRRLTPSVLTVLVRRGADFAAAEDAVQDALVEAVRVWPADPPRDAKGWLVTVAWRKFLDATRSDTARRRREDRIEEEPAPGPTPAVDDTLQLYFLCAHPSLTPSSAVALTLRAVGGLTTRQIAQAYLVPEATMAQRISRAKRTVSDVRFDQPGDVATVLRVLYLVFNEGYSGDVDLAAEAIRLTRQLAAAIDHPEVAGLLALMLLHHARRASRTAPDGSLVPLAAQDRTLWDTAAIAEGVRILQTALARDRLGEFQAQAAIAALHADAPTAEETDWVQIVEWYDELARLTDSPVVRLNRAVAVGEADGPRAGLAALAAIEDSLPRRTAAAAYLHERAGDLTTAARLYAEAAHKAPNLAERDYLTRQAARLNSRTPH